The following proteins are co-located in the Psilocybe cubensis strain MGC-MH-2018 chromosome 5, whole genome shotgun sequence genome:
- a CDS encoding Formamidase, producing the protein MATAANSVPYPTLISVDPFLPADQQKGIHNRWHPDIPAFATVKPGETFKIECVDWTGAQIGNNDTSDDVRDVDLSKVHNLSGPIAVEGAEPGDCLVVDILDVQPFEKMPWGYTGIFELENGGGLFAREFKSRAAKAIWDLKGIYATSRHIPGVRFAGVTHPGLIGTAPSPELLATWNKREQELIDAHPNAVPAVALPPEPKGAYVGQELEDSVREKIYKEGARTIPGREHGGNCDIKNLSRGSRCYFPVFVKGANLSVGDLHFSQGDGEMSFCGAIEMAGIITFSTSIIKGGVEKFALKQPIFLPSPVDPMYSQKLVFEGLGVDIHGDGKQYNMDASVAYKQAALNAIAYLMKIGYTREQSYLLLSAAPVESHVGAIVDSPNACVTLGIPTGIFEHDILPNPDGFAKKDFGQCAIRSDGLV; encoded by the exons ATGGCTACCGCTGCGAACTCTGTCCCTTATCCTACTTTGATCTCG GTTGATCCTTTTCT GCCTGCTGATCAACAGAAG GGAATTCATAATCGCTGGCA CCCTGATATTCCAGCTTTTGCTACTGTAAAACCGGGAGAG ACCTTCAAGATTGAATGCGTTG actggacCGGCGCACAAATCGGAAACAACGACA CCAGCGACGATGTACGAGACGTTGATCTCTCCAAAGTCCACAACCTTTCCGGCCCAATCGCTGTGGAGGGAGCCGAGCCAGGAGATTGCCTAGTCGTGGACATCTTAGATG TCCAGCCGTTCGAGAAGATGCCATGGGGCTATACT GGTATCTTTGAACTTGAGAATGGCGGAGGTCTTTTCG CTCGTGAATTTAAGAGCAGAGCAGCAAAAGCAATTTGGGATTTGAAGG GTATATATGCAACCTCCCGACACATACCCGGTGTTCGTTTTGCAGGGGTCACCCACCCAGGTCTTATTGGAACCGCACCCTCCCCAGAATTACTTGCGACGTGGAACAAGCGTGAGCAAGAACTCATCGATGCTCACCCAAATGCTGTTCCTGCTGTGGCATTGCCTCCTGAGCCAAAGGGTGCCTATGTCGGCCAAGAGCTTGAAGACAGCGTCAGAGAGAAAATCTATAAAGAAGGTGCTAGGACTATCCCAGGACGAGAACATGGTGGGAACTGCGAT ATCAAGAACCTTTCCCG GGGGTCACGTTGCTACTTCCCCGTATTTGTCAAGGGGGCTAACCTCTCTGTCGGAGATCTTCATTTCTCACAAGGCGAT GGAGAG ATGTCCTTCTGCGGAGCTATTGAAATGGCCGGGATAATTACCTTCAGCACCAGCATTATCAAGGGTGGCGTTGAGAAATTTGCTCTCAAGCAACCAATTTTCCTG CCCTCTCCTGTAGACCCTATGTATTCACAGAAG CTGGTGTTTGAGGGACTGGGAGTCGACATCC ATGGTGACGGAAAGCAATATAACATGGACGC CTCCGTTGCATACAAACAGGCTGCTCTAAACGCAATCGCTTACCTTATGAAG ATTGGATATA CTCGTGAACAATCTT ACCTTCTTCTGTCCGCTGCACCGGTTGAAAGCCATGTTGGAGCGATTGTC GACTCTCCTAATGCATGTGTTACCTTGGGAATTCCCACCGGAATATTTGAGCAT GACATATTACCAAACCCAGACGGATTTGCGAAGAAGGACTTTGGCCAGTGCGCAATAAGGAGCGACGGGCTTGTGTGA